A stretch of DNA from Lycium ferocissimum isolate CSIRO_LF1 chromosome 4, AGI_CSIRO_Lferr_CH_V1, whole genome shotgun sequence:
GTTTCATTTTATctttgttgttaatattgtatGATTGTTTAATGTTATAATGAaaattgcaagaaaaataaGCTTAAACGAGCAATGTTTCATTTTGATCTTCGTTGGTGTACCTGTTTTTTGTTCTAATGAAATTGCGAGAAAATAGGGAAAATTATGCTCtatgtctatttttgaaaatatttaggCCATGTGTGTGTTTAGCATAAATGGGCTTCtgtaaataatttcaaaagctgtatatttttgaaaatatcttGAGAAATATGCTTAAAAGAGcaatgtttcattttttcttcGGCTTCGCTGATATCGTATGTTTTTTTATGATCTAATGAAATTGCTAGAAAATAAGCTTAAAAGAGCAATGTTTCATTTTATCTTTGTTAATATCGTTATGTTTGTTTTCTGTTCTAATTTAATTGCGAGAAAATAAGCTTAAAAGAGCAATGTTTTGTTTtatccttattgatattgtatgTTTGTTTTTTGTTCTAATGAAATTGCGAGAAAATAAGCTTAAAAGAGcaatgtttcattttttctttgttgattaTCGTATGTTTGTTTTCTCTTCTAATGAAATTGCGAGAAAATAAGCTTAAAAGAGCAATGTCTCTTTTTATCTTCGTTGATATCGTATGTTTGTTTCCGTTCTAATGAAATTGCAAGAGCATAAGCTTAAAAGAGCAATGTTTCATTTTATCTTCGTTGATATCGTATGTTTTTTTCTGTTCGATTGAAATTGCGAGAAAAAAAGCTTAAAAGAGCAATGTGATATGGTATGTGATAGGTATCTCTCGGGATTCGATGCACAAGAGACGTGCCACTGGAGGCAAGAAGAAGGCATGGAGGAAGAAGAGAAAGTAAGTGACAATTATTGATTTATCTCAGTCTGATGTTACTAAATTCGAACCTGATTATAGTTTAATGGATACAgaggattacactgggtatgttgttgttggataaAGAGGATTCAAAGAGTCTATCTGAACTAATTTGGGATAAGCGTAGTTGATATATTGAATATTTCTACTATTTCGTAGCTTATTCATTATCTCAATGTGATGTTACTTGTTTGGGCTTCTGATTATagtttagagcctgtttggatgggcttattttaagcagcttataagctgctttagatgtAAGTCAAAttgattcttttattttttgagcttattttaagcacaaaatgactttaatggCCAGCCAAACATGAAATTGTgagaaaacagcttataagcaacttataagccaatccaaacgggctcttaatggATACAGAGGATTCAAATAGACGATCTGGGCTAATTTGGGTTGAGTGTAGTTGATATATTGAATGTCTTCTACTATTTTGTAGCTGAATAAAATGGTGGATGCAGAGGATTTATATGGTTTACTAAAACTAACTTGGGATTGAGCAATGTTGATTGTCTAACTATTTTGACCTGAATGTAGTGAAATGTGTACCTAATAGTGATATAGTCGACCAAACTAATTTGGGATGAACATAGTTGatttattgaatattttctACTATTTTGGAGCTGAATACAGTGGAATGTATGCAAAGGATTTATATAGTTCACTAAGAGTAACTTGGGATTGAGGAAAATTAATTTATTGAATGACCAACTATTTTGACCTGAAGTAGTGGAATGCGTACATAGGACTCATAGAGTCGATTGAACTAATTTGCGATTGAGTTTAGTTGATTTCTGATGTTCCTACTTTTGGATTCATATAGTTGAGCCAAATTAATTTGGGACTGAGTGAATTTAATTTGTGGACTGTCCTACTGCTTGTGTTCTGACTTGACAATTAGGTTTCTGTTCCACCTTGAAAATCTCATTATTTTATCCCAATCTGATGTTACTAGTTTGGACCTGATTATAGGTTCAGTGGATACAAAAGATTCAAATAGTCCACCGGTCCACCCTTTGGTATGAGTGTAGTTGATATCAAATATTTTCTACTATTTTGAgatgaatacaatgcaatgcatgCAAAGGATTTATATGGCCCACTAAGGCcttatttgttttcattaagattaagacgtacGAATCgaatgcacataaatcattaagatgttgtctctgtgatgatgattaagTTTTGATATATTGAatatgcataatgtatttatttaaacataataaatatgcaattcaaattaaaaagtaactaaatagtagaaaataaatacaaatttaataaaaaaatattatttgataaaaaaatgaaatatttatgcTCACTAGTAATGGTGGAGATGTTTTGTAGTCGTGGTGGGTGGTGAGTGGGGTGGagggtggggttggtggtgtGGGGTGGGATTGGGGTTGGTGGTGGGTTGGAGTGGAGGGTAGGTAGTGGGGTGGGGTTGGCGTGGAGAGCGGGTGGGGTTGAGGGTTGGGGTTGAAGCGGGTGATAAAAAAGTTACATACAgaaatacctcttaatgatattgaGACTTGATTCAAGATCTTAATTGTTAACACCTATTCAGACCcaataagtgcttagatcttaatgcaaacaaatgcacttaatggcttaaggtctgaaccattcagattcagacctccaataagtgctgacaaatgaggcctaagagTAACTTGGGATTGAGCAgaattgatttattgattgtcCAACTATTTTGACTCGAATGTAGTGGAATGGGTACATAGGACCAAACTAATTTGTGATTTGAGTGTAGTTGATTTATTGGATGTCCTACTTTTGAAATAGCTGAAATGGATGCTACATGAGGATATTCATGTAGTTGATCCAAATTAATTTGGGATTGAGCGTGTTTAATTTATTGAATGTCCTACTGTTTGATGCTGGAccattataaaagaaaaaatgtaaaTTCATTTGGGTGTAGAGATTTGTGGCTTTCGTTAAATGATTGCAATGAGTTAGTCCTAGTCTTTTTCTTTAGACTAGGTCTTCccaaaatcttattttggtctGTCCATagatataatttcatttgggtGTACATTATGACATTGACTTTTGATTTGTTGTCACTGTGAAGGTATGAGATGGGAAGACAGTCTGCAAATACAAAGCTGGTGCCTAATGCTAAGACTGTTAGGAGAATAAGGGTCCGAGGAGGCAATGTGAAGTGGCGTGCTTTGAGGTTGGACACTGGAAACTACTCTTGGGGCAGTGAAGCTGTTACTAGGAAGACCCGTTTATTGGATGTGGTGTACAACGCCTCAAACAATGAGTTGGTTAGGACACAAACTCTAGTGAAGAGTGCAATTGTTCAAGTTGATGCAGCTCCATTTAAGCAGTGGTATCTCCAGCATTATGGTGTTGAAATTGGTCGCAAGAAGAAGAGTGCCGCCAAGAAGGAAGGAGAGGTATTTGCATGAATGCTTTTCTTATCTTATGTGGGCTCTTTTATGCATGGTGATCCACTTCTTTTGATTTGATAATCAATTTATGGTACAGTTTATTGGGTTGAAATGCAATATTGACACACTTAATTGTAAGAGGTTTTGCTTGAGCATCTGTGAAGCTATAAGTGTTGCTGCTCATGCAAATGGACATTCATAATTGTTTGtgttaaataaattttttaagacTTCTTTCCCTTCTATTGTGAAGGAAAATTATCTTTTCAAATGTCACTTCTGGTGAATTTTGTCGTAGTATATGTTTACAGCGTGGTGTTCTACTGATTTGGTTGGCCTAGAGTGTCAGTGCATTATGTGATGGTTTCTATTTGATTGGTTCACAGGAGGCTCCTGAGGCTGTTACTGAGGAGAAGAAAAGTAACCATGTCCAAAGAAAGCTGGAAAAGCGTCAACAGGATCGTAAGATCGACCCACATGTTGAAGAGCAATTTGCTAGTGGTCGTCTATTGGCTGCAATCTCCTCACGACCTGGGCAATGTGGTCGTGCTGATGGGTACGAGTTTTCTTCTCTATTAGGTTTGGTCTTTTGTAGAAAACTGTCGAGCTCAAATCTGCAGTCTCTTCATTTCACTTTACTGACCTGCtaaaaaaataaggttttaCCTTTGATGTCATGCATTTAACGACAGATAGAAGTCcaaaattgtttttaaattcTCCTGGAATTTGTAGACATCTTTTAAACTATGAAAATTTGGACCCAGGCTAACTTAGATGCCAGTCTTTGAATTGGAGGTCTGTAGTATCTTAAATTTTCTTTGGCTATGAGAGTGAAATTTGCATTGTTGCTGATTTTTTATGGCTAAACTAAGTTCATATGTGATTTAATGATCTTTTCCTTGTTGATAAGGATTTAACTATTTGTATctattttttatccaaataaaCCCTGATATAGAATTGTTAATCTAGACAAGAGTGTATTGTTGGTCTTGAATATACCTTTATGTTTCTTTTGGAATCTATTAGTTGTGAACTTTAACTTTGGACTTGTAGGATATATAGAACTCCCTCTGTTCTAGTTTATGTGGCAACATTTTTTTCTAGTAAGTTCCAAAAAATAATGACAGCTTTCTAAATTTGGGAACATTTTAACTCTCCGTTACCCCTAATGAGAAAAATGTGATGAAATGTTAAGACCAGATGTCTCAAAAGCTTATAACGAAGTTATGACACATTTATGACCACAATTTTCTAGAGTCTTCTTTCTTAAAATTCCACGCCTATTCAACTTTGCCATGTAAATTGGAACGGAATGAAGGGAGTAGCTATCATGCTTGATTCTTGCAGCTATCACTTACTTACATTTGTTATTTAACTTTTGACAGTtacatcttggagggtaaggaACTGGAGTTTTACATGAAGAAGCtacagaaaaagaaagggaagggTGCAAGTGGTGCTACTGCTTGAGAGTTATAAGTCATCTCTGTTGCATTATCAAAAGTTTTATATCAGATTGCCTATGTTATTACTCTTCTATAGGATGGAAATTAAGAACCTCTCTAGCTATTAGAGTTTAGATGGACCAATCATTTTGTAATGTGATGTCAGAATTGAGGACAGATCCATCTTACATCTCTACTGTTTTATTCTGTTATTCAACTTTCAGGTTTTACATTGTTGAAAATTTTGCGTACTCTGATTGCGATAACCTTGAGGAATTTGGGTATCACAGTGTCTTCACGAGTGAGGCAATGTATATGTACTTCACAATAAATTGGGCAACTAATAGTGTCCTAAAAGAGAATGaacttaagttatatacatGATCACATATGTAGTTTAGCTTTGTAATATCAGGTAAGTTATCGTGTTTGTCAGGTTGGTTGTTAATTAATACTATCTTTTGTAAAGGTTacttgtaaattttattttagaagTTACTTCCTTCATgattactatattaaaaataaattttaatactTGTTCACTTTAATAATTAATATGAGTATCACAGGAAGTTGCCACTTTATTTATTGTACATTTTTTAGAGGATGTGAAAATTTATTGTGGatacgtaaaagtgaaccgaGGGAGCATGTAtgtgtaaatttttttaaattaactcGTGCTTTTGGTACTTTTGGAAGAGAGAGTAGAAGACCAGATATAGATTCAATTGAATTCAGTATTTaacatttaattattatatattgaGTAACTCTAATCTTTTTAAATTCAGgccaacttaaaatattacttcaTTTTTGCGTCTTTATCAAAATATAagcacttttatttttattattattattattattccttaattgaaagaaaaaatgaaaaaaaaaaactaagattactaatttaattttaaaagaaaaggaaaatgaagagaTATAGTCACATACACTAAAAGACAACAAACGTACAACAAACTCTACCAATTGTTCAACAAAGCAGAATAACACTTCGACACTTGTGTAGTTTTGCATGATATTTTCGGCCTATTACCAACGTGTCAATTTTTCCAGTTAGCACCgcaaattttgtttttctttagcTCTCAGTTTTCCAGCAACTATACACACATTCATATCTATATCATGCAACAAATAATATACTGtgtaataaaagaaacaaagggaaaaaaaaacataaggtGTTGATCTGGTTTGGAAAAAAATGGCTTTGTTTGATTATGTGATTGACCTTGGGAGGAATGGAAGTAGCCATGAGATGGTTGTTCCATTAACGGTTTTTGTGGCGATTTTGTGTTTGTGTTTAGTGATAGGTCACTTACTTGAAGAGAATCGTTGGGTTAACGAGTCTATCACTGCCATTATCATTGTACGTATTTAGAtactttttctctcttcttttgttcTATGTATACTTTGTAGATAGATTTTGAGGTGTTAATATGATTTGTTTGTGTTCAAGTGATagtttaaaatttcaatttgaCGGAGAACATCTAACATCAAGATTTGGATATTCAAAAGTATTACTCCCCCTGTTCCAATTTATTTGACATAGTTTGAATCGACACGGGCACGTTGTTTAAGAAAAAATGGAACCTTTTCGAActtatggtcttaaacatgtgTGGCTATCTtatgaaatttgtggtcttacTCAAGCTTCTCAATGAGAAATGTAAAGttaattgtttccaaatatagagaCATGTCCTTTTTTAGGATGGACTAACAAGGAAATAGTGTCACATAAACTGGAACGGGGAGTAAAAGTTAAGAGTTTAAGGATGTAGTCTAGCTGTTGAACAGAGCGAATGGTACTCCACGAAAATTATGGGAGTTAAATCCTAGCATAATTAATTATGGGAGTATCCTAGCTGAGCTAAGAAAAGGTTAGGTGATTGGTTTCCATCAGCCTAATTTTGATTGACCAAATTATCCGATTCCTATGTTGATGAGAGATGGTAtgtacaaacaacaacaacaacaacatacccagtgtggtCCCAGAGATGGTATGGACCCTGGGGGAATAATTGAGGGAGCGGGGTTAAGATGTTGTCGTTGACAGGAATTCTTGTCTTTATAAGTAAATCCCATTAACTAGAGACTTTGAACAAGGTTCTAGCACATCCCAAATGTGGCCGGAGAAGAAGAGCAAAGCAAATGAAGAATGCCCAAAGGTAAACCAACCCCCTGGTGGAATATTTGAGGCGCATAAGCTGATTTGGACACCTTTTCTGAAAAGAATATTAGAAGTTAGTAATAATGTTAGCGAACTAGTGTTATTGTCATGGAGCGAGTACTTCTAATTCATATCACATAGAATCAATGACATATAGTggttcatacatatatatcattttaGTGGCTtggtggtcaatgaagtgggggCAGAACCATGAGGCCTCGGGTTCAAGTCGACTGAGCGAAGCAAAAAATAGTAGGCGATTTCTTCCTATCTGCTTAAGCCTGCGTCCCGTACTTGCGCTGGTGGGAGGTTGCAGTTACCCCGTTAAATAGTCGAGGTGAGGATTCTGCTTTTCACATTCACTCTACCGGGCCAAAACGAGGCCTGTCCTCGCTAGTTGGAATAAAAACCTCAACTCAAGTTCCCTCTGTAGGATTGAGTGAGGTGACCAGAGCTGAAGCCGAGGTTCCTTGCTATGCTCCATAGATGTTCGTTTGCGCTATACACCACCGTGATTTAAAAACAGTTGAGGTGGTACTCATTCATCTTGGAGCCTAAGGATGGAGAACTTATAATATTCTTCAGTCTTGTTCATATCAAGATGGACATATGATCAAAAGACACAGAAATATAGCTTTTGTTGATCCAACAAGTCCTTTTAACCACTAACAAGCTATCCAACAAAATATAGCGTGAAAACTGCAATACTCATTTTCATAGTTTCCCTGAATTGTTTCGTCTCTGAttgcttattttatttttaaatttgtttaagAATTATCTGTTTAGTTTTTCATTGGCTCTGAGAGTAATAATCTACTCCTCTGGTGCATAGGGTCTTATATCAGGGACAATAATACTTCTGATAAGCAAGGGGAAAAGTTCCCACATACTTAGATTTAATGAAGAGGTGTTCTTCATTTATCTACTTCCACCAATAATATTCAATGCAGGGTAAGAAGGTTTATGTTAAATTATAATTCCATTTATCTCAAGcattttacattttaaaatgaCATGTTTATACATATCTTATCCAGATTCCAGGTAAAGAAGAAGCAGTTCTTCCATAACTTCTTAACCATTATGTCGTTCGGAGTTATTGGGGTTTTTATATCATCAAGTATCATTACAGCTGGTAATTTCTCATTCCTGAGCTTCTCGTTTTGTCATTTATCTAATTCTTTGGTTAACATTCGTCTTCTATTGATATAGGTAGCTTTTGGCTGTTTCCCAAGCTTAATTTCAATGGATTGAGTGTTCGCGACTATCTTGGTCTGGTCCTTTTTTctatttgaatttatttgctTGCTTTTTCATTATTGATATCAGCTAATTCATTGACATATTAACTTGTGTAACTGTTCTGATTAAGGTATCGGAGCAATATTTTCGTCGACCGATACCGTTTGTACATTGCAGGTTAGTTAAAATAGCATGTGAGGTCAGATGTCCTGTTTCAATAATGAGAACTATTTACATCTGCATTGCTGCAAAATTCATGTGTAGGTTCTTCATCAAGACGAGACTCCATTGCTATACAGTCTCGTCTTTGGGGAAGGAGTAGTGAACGATGCTACGTCGGTTGTTCTCTTCAATGCAGTGCAGAAGATTGATGTCGATAGATTCAATGGCTGGTCGGCTCTCCATATCTTTCTAGATTTTCTGTACCTGTTCTCCACAAGCACTGCTCTTGGAGTTTCTGTGAGTCTTCGACTCTTTTAATCCTGTACTATGTGGTAGAGATGGGATATAGCTATTTACATTTGATTAAGGATTCAATATTCGAGACATTCTCTTGCCCATTCTATCTACAGCATAACTATTCATTTGTAATCCCTCTAAGGTAACTTGCATTGGACTTGACATTTGACCTTGTTACTAAGAGTATTGAAGGGGGATTCCTCTGAGAGAATGAAGTTGAAGATGCATTTAGATATTGGGCCTGAACTTCCTCAAACACTTGGAGATGTTAGTCTAATGTTTAGTGGGAGTCTGACGGGTCTAGCATAAGCACTCCCTCAAATATAACGGATGGCACGGCTTTGTCAAACATATATAGAAACAAATACACCCTCACGTATGCACAGAGGGAACTCCAGAGTATAATTCAATTGCGTCTTGCTGTTGCTTATGCATCTATAGAGGAAAGCCATACCtttccaagacaagaatccaaaaaattgaaaagactttACGTTGTGTTCAAGGATACACGATGGTGTAATTGATAAATTATTGTCTTCTAAGAAAGTATACTAGAAATTAACTACAGTATGAAGTAAGATGACCATTTTATCAAGGATGAGGTTGAGTTTAGTTTCAAGATTATCCTTTCCACTGATTTGGCTTCTACCCGAATATTGACAACTATTTGTGTTTTTCTGGgaggaaaaaaatcaaataccATGTCATTTTTGTTGATATTTGATGTCTTTCCCATATATTTTTACTCTTAAGCTTAGTGAATTCTTTAGTAAGTTTATCCATTCAAGTGCATAGTTATTTATCTGAAAATGTGATCCGCTCCAAGAGTGCTGTGTGCAAAAAACCTTGCTGAGTGTGTCCCATTTCTGCTTGCAGGCTGGACTTCTAACATCATACATTCTGAGGGGCTTATACTTCGGGAGGTAAAATTTGTGATTGGTGTTTCTGTAGGCATATATGGAAGCTTGGAGTCTACATCATCCTATAAATTGCAAAGTAAATGAGTGTTAGTGGTTATGCATTAGTGAGGACTTATCTGTTCATATTTGTGCAGACATTCTTCGGTTCGTGAAGTATCTCTCATGCTTCTGATGGCATATCTGTCCTACATGTTGGCTGAGGTATAGCAAGTTCTTTTACTCAATTTTCAGTTTTGCAGTAGTTTGTTCACCAAATCTAATTCATTATTTTCACCAGAAATTGTGGTAGTCTGGGTGACTTCGTAAATCTATTTCAGGGTGGATATAGAGTGCAAGATATGGGTTCGGATACTCAATAACTTTGGCTCGGAACCCTGTATGTGTTAAGAAATCACCAAATTAGTACAAATAACTGATTTCGAACCCAATAAATCCAATGGAACGTGGTAGAATCCCGAACTCAAATGCCataaagttcaaatcctagatccgtcTCTGAAATCTGTATATGCAAATCTAACAGCTCTCCGTCTGGTAGGAAGAACTTAATCGTACATTTAGGACATAAAGCATCACCCTTCAACAAATTTCATGCGCTGGTTACTAAAATCTACTTTTTGAAGGATGAAACACACAGATTATTTCATCTTTCTGCAGTTGGGTGAGGGTAAAAactggtttcgtcgtttggtaTTTGGTTAGGCTATGCCGAGTAGGTCGCTATCCGTCTTCTAGCTTGGATGTTATGGCGCAATTTATAGATGGATGCCATAATCTCTAAGGATTCAATCCAAGCAGTTTTACCTCTTGATATTAACTTACTTCCTCATGTTAAGGTTCTCTTTTACTTTGTGTCAA
This window harbors:
- the LOC132053180 gene encoding small ribosomal subunit protein eS8-like, translated to MGISRDSMHKRRATGGKKKAWRKKRKYEMGRQSANTKLVPNAKTVRRIRVRGGNVKWRALRLDTGNYSWGSEAVTRKTRLLDVVYNASNNELVRTQTLVKSAIVQVDAAPFKQWYLQHYGVEIGRKKKSAAKKEGEEAPEAVTEEKKSNHVQRKLEKRQQDRKIDPHVEEQFASGRLLAAISSRPGQCGRADGYILEGKELEFYMKKLQKKKGKGASGATA
- the LOC132053179 gene encoding sodium/hydrogen exchanger 4 — protein: MALFDYVIDLGRNGSSHEMVVPLTVFVAILCLCLVIGHLLEENRWVNESITAIIIGLISGTIILLISKGKSSHILRFNEEVFFIYLLPPIIFNAGFQVKKKQFFHNFLTIMSFGVIGVFISSSIITAGSFWLFPKLNFNGLSVRDYLGIGAIFSSTDTVCTLQVLHQDETPLLYSLVFGEGVVNDATSVVLFNAVQKIDVDRFNGWSALHIFLDFLYLFSTSTALGVSAGLLTSYILRGLYFGRHSSVREVSLMLLMAYLSYMLAELFNLSGILTVFFAGILMSHYAWHNVTDSSRITTRHAFEAMSFIAETFIFLYVGMDALDIEKWKMSKQNVWTSMGIYWTVLLLMAVGRAAFVFPLSAFSNFMNRRATRAPSITFKHQIVIWWAGLMRGAVSIALAFKQFTYSGVTVDPVHAVMVTTTVIVVLFSTLVFGFLTKPLINYLLPHSDNTRRSIDREPTISKDTLPLLSFDESAQTNLLRAKDSLSMLFERPVYTIHSYWRRFDDAYMRPIFGGPARNESPG